In one bacterium genomic region, the following are encoded:
- the aroQ gene encoding type II 3-dehydroquinate dehydratase, with translation MNKILVIHGPNLNLLGKREPEVYGNITLAEINQRLKELANEKQIDLKIIQSNHEGEIVDEIGKADAKFIIINPGAFTHTSIAIRDAIAATGIPTIEVHLSNIYKREEFRHKSLIAPVCIGQISGFGVTGYLLAFQSAIELMKSGG, from the coding sequence ATGAATAAAATATTGGTTATCCACGGTCCTAATCTAAATTTATTAGGGAAAAGAGAACCCGAAGTCTATGGGAATATAACCCTTGCGGAGATTAATCAAAGATTAAAAGAATTAGCCAATGAAAAGCAAATAGACCTGAAAATCATTCAGAGTAATCATGAAGGTGAGATTGTAGATGAGATTGGCAAGGCAGACGCTAAATTTATTATAATTAATCCCGGGGCATTTACGCATACAAGTATTGCTATTCGTGATGCCATCGCCGCCACAGGTATTCCAACGATAGAGGTGCATCTATCTAATATTTATAAAAGAGAGGAATTCAGGCATAAATCCCTGATTGCACCTGTTTGTATTGGACAAATTAGTGGTTTTGGAGTGACTGGTTATCTGTTAGCCTTCCAGTCTGCTATTGAATTGATGAAAAGTGGAGGGTAG
- a CDS encoding DUF5618 family protein yields MKKEKEYDKKSLASDYFNEAVRFYKNGKEILKNVPIVYKSYEDSKPVAEAAGICYLSMLKALDGYLILKGIDKANLPTSYQGYWQTLSKDMVHNGKVKSAIKIAYENLHIFGYYRGGTGVSMIKEGFQCAKFVIEHLSHKKIT; encoded by the coding sequence GTGAAGAAAGAAAAAGAATATGATAAGAAATCTTTAGCCTCAGATTATTTTAATGAGGCAGTTAGATTCTATAAGAATGGAAAAGAGATATTAAAAAATGTCCCGATTGTATATAAAAGTTACGAGGATTCAAAACCCGTAGCAGAGGCAGCCGGAATATGTTATCTTAGTATGCTGAAAGCTTTAGATGGGTATCTTATTCTAAAAGGGATAGATAAGGCTAATTTACCTACTTCTTATCAGGGCTATTGGCAAACATTATCTAAAGATATGGTTCATAATGGTAAGGTAAAATCTGCCATAAAAATTGCTTACGAGAACCTTCATATCTTTGGTTATTATCGAGGTGGAACTGGAGTTTCAATGATAAAAGAAGGTTTTCAGTGTGCTAAATTTGTGATTGAACATCTATCTCATAAAAAAATTACCTAA